A single genomic interval of Macadamia integrifolia cultivar HAES 741 chromosome 6, SCU_Mint_v3, whole genome shotgun sequence harbors:
- the LOC122080822 gene encoding NDR1/HIN1-like protein 26 — MSQFHTKSPKHCANKNRFNIENLPKRLLYTFSTFLLSVFSLIFLVWLILRPSKLEFYLKEADIYQLDVTTPHLLNFSIQVTMVTMNPNKKVGVYYDQLQVYASYKGQQITLYTSLPPFYQGHEDSNLLTASLVGQGLPVAPSLGYEVGWDQTTGSLVLSLKVNGRLRWKVWTWVSGQYRFNVDCVAIIAFRPYVVFLIN; from the coding sequence ATGTCTCAGTTCCACACCAAATCTCCAAAGCACTGTGCCAATAAGAACAGATTCAACATAGAAAACCTACCCAAGAGGCTACTCTACACCTTCTCGACCTTTCTTCTCTCTGTTTTCTCACTCATCTTCCTTGTCTGGCTCATCCTACGCCCCTCTAAGCTTGAGTTCTACCTCAAAGAAGCCGATATCTACCAATTAGACGTCACAACACCTCACCTTCTCAACTTTTCCATACAAGTCACTATGGTCACCATGAACCCAAATAAGAAGGTTGGGGTCTACTACGACCAACTCCAAGTTTACGCCTCCTACAAGGGCCAACAGATTACTCTCTACACTTCTCTTCCTCCATTCTATCAAGGCCATGAAGATAGCAATCTGTTGACAGCTTCCTTGGTAGGACAGGGCCTCCCCGTGGCCCCATCTCTTGGTTACGAAGTGGGTTGGGATCAGACAACAGGTAGTCTGGTTTTAAGTCTGAAGGTGAACGGAAGGCTTCGATGGAAGGTTTGGACCTGGGTTTCCGGCCAATATCGGTTTAATGTGGATTGTGTTGCCATTATTGCCTTTCGTCCATACGTTGTATTCCTCATCAATTAA